In Denticeps clupeoides chromosome 1, fDenClu1.1, whole genome shotgun sequence, a single window of DNA contains:
- the LOC114797265 gene encoding probable G-protein coupled receptor 132: MEGTMTVATAGPNCTPPYSQDRVPLVALYSLVTAVGLPANLLTVYMTFLQVRRKNVLAIYLLSLSVCDLMYICTLPLWTIYVAAGHQWPWTPGVCKVTGYVFFNNMYISIFLLCCVSADRYVAVVYAVESRGMRKQKQACAVTLVIVAVVALGHFPVFTMEEGDLARRRCFEPGQATAVVTGFNYARFVIGFLLPLCVLVFTNRGILVNVQASEGLKPWQKGKVRSLALAIIALFLVCFAPYHTILLIRAISFHAVVEECHFENSIYTPYTISLGLSTVNSAMNPILYVMASDNVRQEMWRGLSSFRTGGSWRPRLTDSSQQASNGK; encoded by the coding sequence ATGGAGGGCACCATGACAGTAGCCACGGCCGGGCCGAACTGCACGCCCCCCTACAGTCAGGACCGCGTTCCGCTGGTGGCCTTGTACAGCCTGGTGACGGCGGTGGGGCTGCCCGCCAACCTGCTCACCGTCTACATGACCTTCCTACAGGTGCGGCGTAAGAACGTTCTGGCCATCTACCTGCTCAGCTTGTCCGTGTGCGACCTCATGTACATATGCACCCTGCCCCTTTGGACTATTTACGTGGCCGCGGGCCACCAGTGGCCGTGGACCCCGGGTGTGTGCAAGGTTACGGGGTACGTCTTCTTCAACAACATGTACATCAGCATTTTCCTGCTGTGCTGCGTGTCCGCGGATCGCTACGTGGCCGTGGTCTACGCGGTGGAGTCCCGGGGGATGAGGAAGCAGAAGCAGGCCTGCGCTGTCACCTTGGTGATCGTGGCGGTCGTGGCACTGGGACATTTTCCAGTCTTCACGATGGAGGAAGGCGACCTGGCGCGGCGGCGGTGCTTCGAACCAGGGCAGGCCACGGCCGTGGTGACGGGGTTCAACTACGCCCGCTTCGTAATCGGATTCCTCCTCCCGCTCTGCGTCCTGGTCTTCACCAACCGCGGCATCCTCGTCAACGTCCAGGCCAGCGAAGGACTCAAGCCCTGGCAGAAGGGGAAGGTGCGCAGCCTCGCTCTGGCCATCATCGCGCTCTTCCTCGTGTGCTTTGCTCCGTACCACACCATCCTGCTGATCCGGGCCATCAGCTTCCATGCCGTGGTGGAGGAGTGCCACTTTGAGAACAGCATCTACACACCGTACACCATCTCCTTGGGCCTGTCCACCGTCAACAGCGCCATGAACCCAATCCTGTACGTGATGGCCAGCGACAACGTCCGCCAGGAGATGTGGAGAGGGCTGTCCAGCTTCCGGACCGGGGGGAGCTGGAGGCCTCGGCTCACGGACAGCAGCCAGCAGGCCAgcaatggaaaataa